The sequence below is a genomic window from Methanoculleus sp. 7T.
CGAGATCCTCCGGACGATCATCGCCGCAGGCATTCAGGCGCCGACCGCCCTTGGGTTTCAGCCCTGGCAGTTTGTGGTCGTCAGGGACCGAGACCTGATGCAGAGGGCGTCCGATTACTGCAAACCGATCCTAGCGGCGAAGATTGCAGAGGAACCCCGCCCCGGAACGGAAGCGTTCCTCGCGGCGCTCAAAAACCCGGAGTACAGCATATTCTACAACGCCCCGGTGCTGGTCTTGGTCCTCGGCGCGCGGGAGGTCGTATCAAGCGCCGTCGATTGCACGCTTTGTGCCGGAAACATGATGCTCGCCGCGTGGGCGCTCGGTCTCGGCAGTTGCTGGATCGGCTCGGCCGCTCTCGTCCAGCAGAGCCCCGACCTTCTCGCGGCGCTGAAGGTCCCGGAGGACCACCAGATTGTAGCGCCGCTGATCTTCGGCTATCCCGCACCCCTGCAGCCAAAACCGGAGCGGCGGGAGCCCCGGATCACCTGGGTCCGGTAGTCGCCTCTCTCACCCGGTTGCGGGGCACGCGACCGCTTC
It includes:
- a CDS encoding nitroreductase family protein, whose product is MMTDTDSNRVLSVLRERRSVRNYTDREVSDEILRTIIAAGIQAPTALGFQPWQFVVVRDRDLMQRASDYCKPILAAKIAEEPRPGTEAFLAALKNPEYSIFYNAPVLVLVLGAREVVSSAVDCTLCAGNMMLAAWALGLGSCWIGSAALVQQSPDLLAALKVPEDHQIVAPLIFGYPAPLQPKPERREPRITWVR